From the genome of Mesorhizobium japonicum MAFF 303099, one region includes:
- a CDS encoding MFS transporter — MIDEKPDSEGVSALAPFRHGIFRAVWSASLVSNFGGLIQGVGAAWMMTTIATSPYQVALVQASTTLPIMLFALVAGAIADSFDRRKVMLVAQTFMLVVSVLLTVFTYYNLLTPWTLLAFTFLIDSGTALNSPSWQASVGDMVPRNKVPAAVALNSMGFNLTRSVGPAIGGIIVAAAGAAAAFAANAVSYIGLIIVMARWKPDVPVSTLPRETLGAAMGAGLRYVAMSPNIGKVLVRGAAFGFSAGAVLALLPLVARDVVKGDALTYGIMLGSFGIGAVGGALISVRLRQLLSSETMVRCAFAGFAVCAFNAALSHHAWQTSLGLLVGGACWVIALSHFNVTVQMATPRWVVGRVLSVYQTATFGGIALGSWIWGVVADAHGAETALIAAAIAMLAGGAIGLVLPLPQQQVLNLDPLNRFKEPHLALDLKPRSGPIAIMIEYIIRHEDEAEFLATMAERGRIRRRDGARNWTLARDLENPSIWIEHYHTPTWLEYVRHNGRITHADAMVGERLRALHSGDEPPRVRRVIERPTTAGTALVMAKGPIEH, encoded by the coding sequence ATGATTGACGAGAAACCGGATAGCGAAGGCGTTTCGGCGCTGGCGCCGTTCCGGCATGGCATTTTCCGCGCCGTCTGGTCGGCAAGTCTCGTTTCCAATTTCGGTGGCCTGATCCAGGGCGTCGGCGCCGCCTGGATGATGACCACGATCGCAACCTCGCCCTATCAGGTCGCCCTGGTGCAGGCCTCGACCACCTTGCCGATCATGCTTTTCGCGCTTGTCGCCGGCGCCATCGCCGACAGCTTCGACCGGCGCAAGGTGATGCTGGTGGCGCAGACCTTCATGCTGGTCGTTTCGGTGCTCCTGACGGTGTTCACCTATTACAATTTGCTCACGCCCTGGACGCTGCTTGCCTTCACCTTCCTGATCGACAGCGGCACGGCGCTCAACAGCCCGTCCTGGCAGGCATCCGTCGGCGACATGGTTCCCCGCAACAAGGTGCCCGCGGCCGTTGCGCTGAACTCCATGGGCTTCAACCTGACACGCAGCGTCGGCCCGGCGATCGGCGGCATCATCGTCGCCGCCGCCGGCGCCGCGGCCGCCTTCGCGGCGAACGCGGTCAGCTATATCGGCCTCATCATCGTGATGGCCCGCTGGAAGCCCGACGTGCCGGTGTCGACCTTGCCGCGCGAAACGCTGGGTGCCGCCATGGGTGCCGGCCTGCGCTATGTCGCCATGTCCCCCAACATCGGCAAGGTGCTGGTCAGGGGCGCGGCCTTCGGCTTCAGCGCCGGCGCGGTGCTGGCGCTCTTGCCGCTGGTCGCGCGCGACGTCGTCAAGGGCGATGCCTTGACCTACGGCATCATGTTGGGCTCCTTCGGCATCGGCGCCGTCGGCGGCGCGCTGATCAGCGTGCGGCTGCGGCAGCTGCTTTCCAGCGAGACGATGGTGCGCTGTGCCTTCGCCGGCTTCGCCGTCTGCGCCTTCAATGCCGCGCTCAGTCATCACGCCTGGCAGACCTCGCTCGGCCTGCTGGTCGGCGGCGCCTGCTGGGTGATCGCGCTCTCGCACTTCAACGTCACCGTGCAGATGGCGACGCCGCGCTGGGTGGTCGGCCGGGTTCTGTCGGTCTACCAGACCGCGACCTTCGGCGGCATCGCGCTGGGCAGCTGGATCTGGGGCGTCGTCGCCGATGCGCATGGCGCCGAGACGGCGCTGATCGCGGCCGCCATCGCCATGCTGGCCGGCGGCGCCATCGGCCTTGTCCTGCCGTTGCCGCAGCAGCAGGTGCTGAATCTCGACCCGCTCAACCGCTTCAAGGAACCGCATCTGGCGCTCGACCTGAAGCCGCGCAGCGGTCCCATCGCCATCATGATCGAATACATCATCCGCCACGAGGACGAGGCGGAATTCCTCGCCACCATGGCCGAACGCGGCCGGATCCGCCGCCGCGACGGCGCCCGCAACTGGACACTGGCGCGCGATCTCGAAAATCCCTCGATATGGATCGAGCACTACCACACGCCGACCTGGCTCGAATATGTCAGGCACAATGGCCGCATCACCCATGCCGACGCCATGGTCGGTGAGCGCCTGCGGGCGCTGCACAGCGGCGACGAGCCGCCGCGCGTGCGCCGCGTCATCGAGCGACCGACCACCGCCGGCACAGCACTGGTAATGGCCAAGGGGCCGATCGAGCACTGA
- a CDS encoding cupin domain-containing protein translates to METSLIDLSTFHDLTKADIGAFSPKPTSIEGDQVEAVRSLFQSPDGTVDIGIWECTPGRFTADRTGSSEICHIISGRVEVSRADGEARELGPGDLLVLPQGWKGEWRIRETTRKLYMIQSAG, encoded by the coding sequence ATGGAGACCAGTTTGATTGACCTTTCGACCTTCCACGATCTCACCAAGGCCGACATCGGCGCGTTCTCACCCAAGCCCACCTCCATCGAGGGGGATCAGGTCGAAGCGGTGCGCTCGCTTTTCCAATCGCCGGACGGGACCGTCGATATCGGCATCTGGGAGTGTACACCTGGCCGCTTCACCGCCGACCGCACGGGTTCGTCGGAGATTTGCCATATCATTTCGGGGCGGGTCGAGGTGAGCCGCGCCGACGGCGAGGCGCGCGAACTGGGGCCGGGCGACCTTCTCGTGCTGCCGCAGGGTTGGAAGGGCGAATGGCGCATCCGGGAAACCACGCGCAAGCTCTACATGATCCAGTCGGCCGGCTGA
- a CDS encoding NAD(P)/FAD-dependent oxidoreductase, translating into MQAKRNGDISFWYADLGGLPAPRPPLPGDIEADVAIVGAGYTGLWTAYYLKKARPSLRIAVIEREFAGFGASGRNGGWLSGGFSWSREKYLKTSTRQGVSAMQAAMAGCVDEVIRVASAEGIDADIRRVDNLTVATNPAQLERAREECETIRAWDVDPTRVEMLDQAATRARINIRNVMGGFVVHGQARVQPARLVRGLAAAVERLGVPIYEQTTVTAIAKGSVTTNRGTVRVETIIRATEGFTSGIPGEERTWLALNSAQIVTEPLSEELWRQIGWEGHELLGNAAHAYCYAQRTREGRITMGGRGVPYRYGSRTDVNGQTQQATIDQLHQILTTLLPQTANCRIEHAWCGVLGVPRDWCTTVGLDPATRIGWAGGYVGLGVSSSNLSGRTLADLILGQETELTKLPWVNRKVRPWEPEPFRWLGVHSMYQLYRIADGREAAGLAHTSRLAALADSITGH; encoded by the coding sequence ATGCAAGCCAAGCGCAACGGCGACATATCGTTCTGGTATGCGGATCTGGGAGGGCTCCCCGCGCCCCGGCCACCGTTGCCCGGCGATATCGAGGCCGATGTCGCGATCGTTGGCGCCGGCTATACCGGCCTGTGGACCGCCTATTATCTGAAGAAGGCGAGACCCTCGCTGCGCATCGCGGTGATCGAGCGCGAGTTCGCCGGTTTCGGCGCTTCTGGCCGCAATGGCGGCTGGCTGTCGGGCGGCTTCTCCTGGTCGCGCGAAAAATATCTCAAGACCTCGACCCGGCAAGGGGTGAGCGCTATGCAGGCGGCCATGGCGGGCTGCGTCGACGAGGTGATCCGGGTGGCGAGCGCGGAAGGCATCGATGCCGATATTCGCCGCGTCGACAATCTGACGGTGGCTACCAACCCCGCGCAGCTCGAACGCGCCCGCGAGGAGTGCGAAACGATCCGCGCCTGGGATGTCGATCCGACCCGTGTCGAAATGCTGGATCAAGCGGCGACGCGGGCGCGCATCAACATCCGCAATGTCATGGGTGGCTTCGTCGTCCACGGCCAGGCGCGGGTGCAGCCGGCCAGGCTGGTGCGCGGGCTTGCCGCCGCCGTCGAGCGGCTGGGCGTGCCGATCTACGAACAGACGACAGTGACAGCCATAGCCAAGGGCAGCGTGACGACGAACCGCGGCACTGTGCGGGTGGAAACCATCATCCGCGCGACAGAGGGGTTTACATCAGGCATTCCTGGCGAGGAGCGGACCTGGCTAGCGCTCAACAGCGCGCAGATCGTCACCGAGCCACTGTCTGAGGAGCTCTGGCGCCAGATCGGCTGGGAGGGCCATGAGCTTCTCGGCAACGCCGCCCACGCCTATTGCTATGCGCAGCGCACGCGCGAGGGGCGCATCACCATGGGCGGGCGCGGCGTGCCCTATCGCTATGGCTCGCGCACCGACGTCAACGGGCAGACGCAGCAGGCCACGATCGACCAACTGCATCAGATCCTGACGACGCTGTTGCCGCAGACGGCGAACTGCCGCATCGAGCACGCCTGGTGCGGCGTGCTCGGGGTGCCGCGCGACTGGTGCACGACCGTCGGCCTCGATCCCGCGACCCGCATCGGCTGGGCCGGCGGCTATGTCGGGCTTGGTGTGTCGAGCTCCAATCTTTCCGGGCGCACGCTGGCCGACCTGATCCTCGGCCAGGAGACGGAGCTGACGAAGCTGCCCTGGGTCAACCGCAAGGTCAGGCCATGGGAGCCGGAGCCGTTCCGCTGGCTCGGCGTGCATTCGATGTACCAGCTTTATCGCATCGCCGACGGGCGCGAAGCCGCTGGGCTTGCGCATACGTCGAGACTGGCCGCGCTCGCCGACAGCATTACGGGCCACTGA
- a CDS encoding ABC transporter ATP-binding protein — protein MKPAQESKGAAIDLESISKAYGGFKALDGVSLRIEPGEFMTLLGPSGSGKTTTLNVVAGFTDVTSGKLLVGGKNVVGLPAHKRNIGVVFQHYALFPHMSVGRNVAYPLTLRGIDQAERKARVTRALDMVKMGDFAHRYPSELSGGQQQRVALARAIVFDPPLLLMDEPLGALDKKLREWLQLEIKRIHRELGTTFVYVTHDQEEALVLSDRIAVFNRGRIEQVGTGRELYDEPTTLFVGRFIGDSTVLRGEARSDGVSTALRIAGETVTAPRRIAGEASPVMLLRPEKLAIRRPGHDTASTTNRLPGTIAEAIYLGSGSKYEVRLADGSTAIVRSPLTGDSFGLGDKVELCFDGADAKLLADDSSADATLT, from the coding sequence ATGAAGCCTGCACAGGAGAGCAAGGGCGCGGCGATCGATCTCGAATCGATCAGCAAGGCCTATGGCGGCTTCAAGGCGCTGGACGGCGTGTCGCTGCGCATCGAGCCCGGCGAGTTCATGACGCTGCTCGGCCCGAGCGGTTCCGGCAAGACCACGACGCTGAATGTCGTGGCCGGCTTCACCGACGTGACCAGCGGCAAGCTGCTGGTCGGCGGCAAGAACGTCGTCGGCCTGCCCGCGCACAAGCGCAACATCGGCGTCGTCTTCCAGCACTACGCGCTATTCCCGCATATGAGCGTCGGCCGCAATGTCGCCTATCCCCTGACGCTGCGCGGCATCGACCAGGCTGAACGAAAGGCGCGCGTGACAAGGGCGCTCGACATGGTCAAGATGGGCGATTTCGCGCATCGCTATCCCAGCGAACTGTCGGGCGGCCAGCAGCAGCGTGTGGCGCTGGCCCGCGCCATCGTCTTCGATCCGCCGCTGTTGCTGATGGACGAGCCGCTCGGCGCGCTCGACAAGAAGCTGCGCGAATGGCTGCAGCTCGAGATCAAGCGCATCCACCGCGAACTTGGCACCACCTTCGTCTATGTGACGCACGACCAGGAAGAGGCGCTGGTCCTGTCGGACCGCATCGCCGTGTTCAATCGCGGACGGATCGAGCAGGTCGGCACCGGTCGCGAACTCTATGATGAACCGACGACGCTGTTCGTCGGCCGCTTCATCGGCGATTCCACGGTGCTGCGCGGAGAGGCGCGAAGCGACGGCGTGAGCACAGCATTGCGCATTGCCGGCGAGACGGTGACGGCGCCGCGCCGGATCGCGGGCGAAGCCAGCCCGGTCATGTTGCTGCGCCCCGAAAAGCTCGCCATCCGCCGGCCCGGCCATGACACGGCAAGCACCACCAACCGGCTGCCGGGGACGATCGCGGAAGCCATCTATCTCGGCTCGGGATCGAAATACGAAGTCAGGCTCGCCGACGGCTCGACGGCGATCGTGCGCTCGCCGCTGACCGGCGACAGCTTTGGCCTTGGCGACAAGGTGGAGCTCTGCTTCGACGGTGCCGACGCCAAGCTTCTGGCCGACGACAGCTCAGCCGACGCGACGCTAACCTGA
- a CDS encoding ABC transporter permease: MEMKPLTRLLLGLVCLLVAIWLVAPTLVVVPMSFNENKSLAFPPQGFSWQWYQNFATSPEWSASFLNSLKVASVVAVLATVLGTLAAFGLDRMKAGPAGLLRMLMLTPMVVPGVVLAIGIYAVYLDTHLVGTMLGFVLAHTILALPFVLIAVSASLEVFDRRLETAAASLGAGALTAFRTVTLPLILPGILSGLLFAFATSFDEIVVSLFITNPYLKTLPVQIFSSITRDADPTVAAVGTILLFATTILIGGGMLLLGRERKGPQ; encoded by the coding sequence ATGGAGATGAAGCCGCTCACGCGCCTGCTTTTGGGCCTGGTCTGCCTGCTGGTGGCGATATGGCTGGTGGCGCCGACGCTGGTCGTCGTGCCGATGTCGTTCAACGAGAACAAATCGCTCGCGTTTCCGCCGCAAGGCTTCTCCTGGCAATGGTATCAGAATTTCGCCACCAGCCCGGAATGGTCCGCGAGTTTTCTCAATTCGCTAAAGGTCGCCTCGGTGGTGGCGGTGCTGGCGACGGTGCTTGGCACGCTCGCGGCCTTCGGCCTCGACCGCATGAAGGCCGGGCCGGCCGGCCTGTTGCGGATGCTGATGCTGACGCCGATGGTGGTGCCGGGCGTGGTGCTGGCCATCGGCATCTACGCCGTCTATCTCGACACCCATCTCGTCGGCACGATGCTGGGCTTCGTGCTTGCCCACACCATCCTTGCGCTTCCCTTCGTGCTGATCGCGGTCTCGGCCAGTCTCGAAGTGTTCGACAGGCGCCTGGAGACGGCGGCAGCGAGCCTCGGCGCGGGAGCGCTGACGGCGTTCCGCACGGTGACGCTGCCACTGATCCTGCCCGGCATCCTGTCCGGCCTGCTCTTCGCCTTCGCCACCTCCTTCGACGAGATCGTCGTGTCGCTGTTCATCACCAACCCCTATCTCAAGACCTTGCCCGTGCAGATATTCTCCTCCATCACCCGCGACGCCGATCCGACGGTTGCCGCCGTCGGCACCATCCTGCTTTTCGCCACCACGATCCTGATAGGCGGCGGCATGCTTCTTCTCGGTCGCGAGCGGAAAGGACCCCAATGA
- a CDS encoding ABC transporter permease, giving the protein MSASDPTNGSVAQPAAEGRPGWAWRPFALALPALVLLVAVIGYPLFTIVLRSLSEPQWGLQNYAWFFGASVNLTVLQRTFAISAWVTLVCVIAAYPYAYLMTAVGPRIRLALVLCVLIPFWVSGVVRTLSWVILLQDSGVINSLLRAAGFDGIKLIRTQTGVVIGMAQVLLPFMILPLYSVMKGIDLRLMRAAQSLGARPSRAFFTVYLPLSLPGVYAGAIIVFILALGFYITPALLGGPRSTMLSTLVQTQVLSLLQWGRGGAMGVVLLVATFVLLALAAPVMRSRYREAGRR; this is encoded by the coding sequence GTGAGCGCGTCCGACCCGACAAACGGATCCGTTGCCCAACCCGCCGCCGAAGGGCGGCCGGGGTGGGCGTGGCGGCCGTTCGCGCTTGCGCTGCCGGCGCTGGTGCTGCTCGTCGCGGTGATCGGCTATCCGCTGTTCACCATCGTGCTGCGCAGCCTGTCGGAGCCGCAATGGGGCTTGCAGAACTATGCCTGGTTCTTCGGCGCATCGGTCAACCTCACCGTGCTTCAGCGGACCTTCGCCATCTCGGCCTGGGTCACGCTGGTGTGCGTGATCGCGGCCTACCCCTACGCCTATCTGATGACCGCGGTCGGGCCGCGCATCCGGCTGGCGCTGGTGTTATGCGTGCTGATTCCGTTCTGGGTGAGCGGGGTGGTTCGCACGCTCTCCTGGGTGATCCTGCTGCAGGATTCGGGCGTCATCAATTCGCTGCTGCGCGCAGCCGGGTTCGACGGCATCAAGTTGATCCGAACCCAGACGGGCGTGGTGATCGGCATGGCACAGGTGCTTTTGCCGTTCATGATCCTGCCGCTCTATTCGGTCATGAAAGGCATCGACCTCAGGCTGATGCGCGCGGCGCAAAGTCTTGGCGCACGGCCGTCGCGCGCCTTCTTCACCGTCTATCTGCCGCTGTCCTTGCCGGGGGTCTATGCCGGCGCGATCATCGTGTTCATCCTGGCGCTGGGCTTCTACATCACCCCGGCCTTGCTCGGCGGGCCGCGCTCGACGATGCTGTCGACGCTGGTGCAGACGCAGGTGCTCAGCCTGCTGCAATGGGGCAGGGGCGGCGCGATGGGCGTGGTGCTGCTCGTCGCAACCTTCGTGCTCCTGGCGCTCGCCGCACCGGTGATGCGATCCAGGTACCGCGAAGCAGGGCGGCGCTGA
- a CDS encoding extracellular solute-binding protein, with amino-acid sequence MFRSRFAGLGAILALGVVAGAAFAQEKPVAGEVKEGSLKGKTLTFVSYGGIYQDGQAAALKEFVDKSGVKLLNDGPTEIAKLQAQVESGNVAWDVVDTDDLPPYVYCGKLFQKLDLTKLDVSKIPEGQVGECSVPAMNYGVVLMYNKEKYKDNPPKSWADFFDTAKFPGVRGIDGSGSPTGGLLEQAFKVAGGDPKAMTVADIDKAIDVVRKLGPDTIFWKTGAESQQLAESGEADMLMMWTGRAMTAVKNGAKYAPAWQDWLVVMDQMTIPVGVKDTDASYALLNAYLGKHAQEVLAEQTSYTPINSDAQPKVDASVSAFLTNTPERQKQGYKQNFKFWVPNFAVAQEKWSALMAGN; translated from the coding sequence ATGTTTAGATCGAGATTTGCAGGCCTTGGCGCCATTCTGGCGCTTGGCGTTGTAGCCGGCGCGGCCTTTGCGCAGGAGAAGCCGGTCGCCGGCGAGGTGAAGGAAGGTTCGCTGAAGGGCAAGACGCTGACGTTCGTTTCCTATGGCGGCATCTACCAGGACGGCCAGGCGGCCGCGCTGAAGGAGTTCGTCGACAAGTCCGGCGTCAAGCTGCTCAATGACGGACCGACCGAGATCGCCAAGCTGCAGGCGCAGGTCGAGTCCGGCAATGTGGCCTGGGACGTCGTCGACACCGACGACCTGCCGCCTTACGTCTATTGCGGCAAGCTGTTCCAGAAGCTGGATCTGACGAAGCTCGACGTCTCGAAAATCCCGGAAGGCCAGGTCGGCGAATGCTCGGTGCCGGCGATGAACTACGGCGTCGTGCTGATGTACAACAAGGAGAAGTACAAGGATAATCCGCCCAAGAGCTGGGCAGACTTCTTCGATACGGCAAAGTTCCCGGGCGTGCGCGGAATCGACGGCTCCGGCAGCCCGACGGGCGGCTTGCTGGAACAGGCGTTCAAGGTTGCCGGCGGCGATCCGAAGGCGATGACAGTGGCCGATATCGACAAGGCCATCGATGTGGTCCGCAAGCTCGGCCCCGATACCATTTTCTGGAAGACGGGTGCCGAATCGCAGCAACTCGCCGAATCCGGCGAGGCCGACATGCTGATGATGTGGACGGGCCGCGCCATGACCGCGGTCAAGAACGGCGCCAAATATGCGCCGGCCTGGCAGGACTGGCTGGTGGTGATGGACCAGATGACTATCCCGGTCGGCGTCAAGGACACGGATGCATCCTACGCGCTGCTCAATGCCTATCTCGGCAAGCATGCACAGGAGGTCCTGGCGGAGCAGACGTCCTACACGCCGATCAACAGCGACGCGCAGCCCAAAGTCGACGCTTCAGTCTCCGCCTTCCTGACCAACACGCCTGAACGTCAGAAGCAGGGCTACAAGCAGAACTTCAAGTTCTGGGTCCCGAACTTCGCGGTGGCTCAGGAGAAGTGGTCGGCGCTGATGGCCGGCAACTGA
- a CDS encoding helix-turn-helix domain-containing protein — protein MRKGSGQTSAKTGDAPAATHAHQVLGMRLKSLRLARRLSLRELAEATGTSASFISQLERGLTGASTASLNQMASALGVSVAMLFEESTAQNHGVLRRSERPSLPPSDGCRKMLLSRPPLSDMEVYVGEFDIGGSTGPDRYTHGDAHEMLVVLRGVVEVSLGEARHVLEEGDSIEYTTSTPHRSENIGSGRAEVMWIIAPPTSVRAELEQYTAWKPLAAR, from the coding sequence ATGCGCAAGGGTTCCGGCCAGACTTCGGCAAAAACGGGCGACGCACCGGCTGCGACGCATGCCCATCAGGTGCTCGGCATGCGCCTCAAGAGCCTTCGCCTCGCCCGCAGGCTGTCCTTGCGGGAGCTTGCGGAGGCGACCGGGACGAGCGCCAGTTTCATCAGCCAGCTCGAACGCGGCCTGACAGGGGCCAGCACCGCCTCGCTCAACCAGATGGCTTCGGCGCTCGGCGTCAGCGTCGCCATGCTGTTCGAGGAAAGCACAGCGCAAAACCATGGCGTTCTGAGACGAAGCGAGCGGCCGAGCCTGCCGCCCAGCGATGGCTGCCGCAAGATGCTGTTGTCGCGCCCGCCGCTGAGCGACATGGAGGTCTATGTCGGGGAATTCGACATTGGCGGTTCGACCGGGCCTGATCGCTACACCCATGGCGACGCGCACGAGATGCTCGTCGTGCTGCGCGGGGTCGTCGAAGTCTCGCTCGGCGAGGCGCGCCACGTGCTCGAGGAGGGCGACAGCATCGAATACACGACCTCGACGCCACATCGCTCAGAGAACATCGGCAGTGGCCGAGCCGAAGTGATGTGGATCATCGCGCCGCCGACCTCGGTGCGCGCCGAACTCGAACAATACACGGCCTGGAAACCGCTCGCGGCCAGGTAG
- a CDS encoding chloride channel protein, whose protein sequence is MLSRNQPQVYARRLRAVLLRSIPLLEARGIAVVILAGVVGVMAGILVTAMSQIVQDLHGLLFGVQPGGRLSGMFSLANPMQALIPAVGGALLGLTVIWLRLRKFRTPVDPIEANALYGGRMSLTDTFIIAGQTMISSGFGASVGLEAGYTQVGSGLASRLARIFRLRRNDVRVLVGCGAAGAIAAAFDAPLTGAFYGFELVIGIYSVANVAPVMTAAISASLTAEMFGGVPFPLELSGLPQLTPSQYVPFLLLGLLGGAASIAIMQLVTLIERGFNRLSVDASLRPVIGGVIVGLLGLITPQVLSSGHGALHREFAMNYGLTVVASVFVLKLAASAISLGSGFRGGLFFASLFLGALLGKAFAGVMALISPATGIDPSVAAVVGMTSLAVGVVGGPLTMTFLALESTRDLTLTGVVLAASIMAAILVRETFGYSFSTWRFHLRGETIRSAHDVGWMRSLTVGSMMRKDIKTIDASTTLADFRKQIPLGSAQRVIAVDPGDQYVGVLIVAELHSDPAGGEVPVRDLAQYKDAVLVPSMNVQAAAETFQRAGAEELAVVEDFTDRIVLGLLTEGHLMRRYAEELEKARRDLSGEG, encoded by the coding sequence GTGCTTTCCAGAAACCAGCCACAAGTCTATGCCCGCCGGCTGCGTGCGGTGCTGCTGCGGTCAATTCCGCTGCTCGAGGCGCGCGGCATCGCCGTGGTCATCCTGGCGGGCGTCGTCGGGGTGATGGCGGGCATACTGGTCACGGCGATGAGCCAGATCGTGCAGGATCTGCACGGGCTGTTGTTCGGCGTTCAACCCGGCGGCCGGCTTTCCGGCATGTTCTCGCTCGCCAATCCCATGCAGGCGCTGATCCCGGCGGTCGGCGGCGCCCTGCTCGGATTGACGGTGATCTGGCTGCGGCTGCGGAAATTCCGCACTCCGGTCGATCCGATCGAGGCCAACGCGCTCTATGGCGGGCGCATGTCGCTGACCGACACCTTCATCATCGCCGGCCAGACCATGATCTCCAGCGGCTTCGGCGCCTCGGTCGGCCTGGAAGCCGGCTACACGCAGGTCGGATCCGGCCTGGCGTCGCGGCTGGCGCGCATCTTCCGGCTGCGCCGCAACGATGTCCGTGTCCTTGTCGGCTGCGGCGCGGCCGGCGCCATCGCCGCCGCTTTCGACGCGCCGCTTACCGGCGCCTTCTACGGTTTCGAACTGGTCATCGGCATCTACTCGGTCGCCAATGTCGCGCCTGTCATGACTGCGGCGATCTCCGCCTCGCTGACGGCGGAAATGTTCGGCGGCGTGCCGTTTCCGTTGGAGCTTTCAGGGCTGCCGCAACTCACCCCCAGCCAGTATGTGCCGTTCCTGCTGCTCGGGCTGCTGGGCGGCGCGGCCTCGATCGCCATCATGCAGTTGGTGACGCTGATCGAACGCGGTTTCAACAGGCTGTCGGTCGATGCCTCGCTGCGCCCCGTCATCGGCGGCGTCATCGTCGGCCTGCTGGGATTGATCACGCCGCAGGTGCTGTCCAGCGGCCATGGCGCGCTGCACCGCGAATTCGCCATGAACTATGGGCTGACCGTTGTGGCCAGCGTCTTCGTGCTGAAGCTGGCGGCGTCAGCCATCTCGCTGGGCTCGGGCTTTCGCGGCGGCTTGTTCTTTGCCTCGCTGTTCCTCGGCGCGCTGCTCGGCAAGGCATTCGCCGGCGTGATGGCGCTGATTTCGCCGGCGACCGGCATCGACCCTTCGGTTGCCGCTGTCGTCGGCATGACCTCGCTTGCCGTCGGTGTCGTCGGCGGCCCGCTGACGATGACCTTCCTGGCGCTGGAATCGACCCGCGACCTGACGCTCACCGGCGTCGTGCTGGCCGCCTCGATCATGGCGGCGATCCTGGTGCGCGAAACCTTCGGTTATTCGTTCTCGACATGGCGCTTCCACCTGCGCGGCGAGACGATCCGCAGCGCCCATGATGTCGGCTGGATGCGGAGCCTCACCGTCGGCTCGATGATGCGCAAGGACATCAAGACCATCGATGCCTCGACGACACTGGCCGACTTCCGCAAGCAGATCCCACTGGGTTCGGCGCAGCGCGTCATCGCCGTCGACCCGGGCGATCAGTATGTCGGCGTGCTGATCGTGGCCGAACTGCACAGCGATCCCGCCGGCGGCGAGGTGCCGGTGCGCGATCTCGCCCAGTACAAGGATGCCGTCCTGGTGCCCAGCATGAACGTGCAGGCCGCTGCCGAAACATTCCAGCGCGCCGGCGCCGAGGAACTGGCGGTCGTCGAGGATTTCACCGACCGCATCGTGCTCGGCCTGCTGACCGAGGGCCATCTGATGCGGCGCTATGCCGAGGAACTCGAAAAGGCGCGCCGGGATCTGTCGGGCGAGGGCTAA
- a CDS encoding imm11 family protein has translation MPVYTINGASRPTKVVDVAGDFKKVFPKSVDFSKFRDFSTLGDGTHVWKNAFQQGLPVETDYLPKQLKWGHGELKKGLPDLLKHNSIFIVSENLRRVVDEYEPGVHQFSQVEIVWKNGGSSIPYYWFYPCNRIDSINDALSTFDFDEHGGRPKRWRYRPGGKLVYDLQKIGGTHLWLDRGYFSTDGIMISETLKNAFEANGLTGILYFKHEAV, from the coding sequence TTGCCAGTCTATACAATCAACGGCGCATCGCGACCGACAAAAGTCGTAGATGTTGCAGGAGATTTCAAAAAAGTTTTTCCAAAGAGCGTGGATTTCAGCAAATTTCGTGATTTTTCTACGCTGGGGGACGGGACGCATGTTTGGAAGAATGCGTTTCAACAAGGGCTCCCCGTCGAAACGGACTATCTGCCCAAACAGCTCAAATGGGGACATGGCGAGCTGAAGAAAGGGCTTCCGGATCTCCTGAAGCACAACAGTATTTTCATTGTCAGTGAAAATCTCCGTCGTGTCGTCGACGAATACGAACCGGGCGTGCACCAATTTTCCCAGGTTGAGATCGTCTGGAAGAATGGCGGGTCATCAATCCCTTACTATTGGTTCTATCCCTGCAATCGGATCGACAGCATAAACGACGCCTTGTCGACGTTTGATTTCGATGAGCATGGGGGTCGCCCCAAGCGGTGGCGCTATCGTCCTGGGGGAAAGTTGGTCTACGATCTGCAAAAGATCGGTGGTACGCATCTGTGGCTGGACCGCGGCTATTTCAGCACCGATGGGATAATGATTTCCGAGACGCTGAAGAACGCGTTCGAGGCGAACGGGCTCACAGGCATCCTCTACTTCAAACATGAGGCCGTATAG
- a CDS encoding putative quinol monooxygenase: MLLIIGTIRLAPDRFEEARPVMERMVSGSRAEDGCLEYSYARDVLDAGLIRVSEVWRDKAALDAHFRSPHIAEWRSSWPALGIGERNLVLYEAGESMPT; this comes from the coding sequence ATGCTCCTGATCATCGGCACGATCCGCTTGGCGCCCGACAGGTTCGAGGAGGCAAGGCCGGTGATGGAGCGCATGGTTTCAGGCAGCCGCGCCGAGGATGGCTGCCTCGAATATTCCTATGCGCGCGATGTGCTCGACGCCGGGCTGATCCGGGTCAGCGAGGTGTGGCGCGACAAAGCGGCGCTCGATGCGCATTTCCGTTCGCCGCACATCGCGGAGTGGCGCTCAAGCTGGCCGGCGCTTGGCATTGGCGAGCGCAACCTTGTGCTCTATGAGGCCGGCGAGTCCATGCCGACCTGA